The sequence ACTAGCTTCTAAAACTTTCTGTTGAAAACTATAAAGTTTAATCTCTTGATCTAGTTTTTTTAATTCTTTCTCGGTTTTTAATTTTCTCCCATTCAAAAGAGGCTGTGTAAGTCCTCCTGTGAAATTATAGAAGAAAGAATTTGCAGAAAATAAATCTCCAGCATTGAGACTATTCAAACCTATATTTGCAGATAATACTAAACTTGGGTATAAACTCGCTTTTGCAACATTATATTCTTCAAAAGCTATTTTAAAGTCTAATTCTGCTTCTTTCACATCTGGTCTATTACTAATAGCGGCTAAAGGTATACCTACATTTAATGAAGCCGGTATTACCTGACTTTCTAGAGAAGTCCTTTTTAAATTAATACTTTTATTACCAATTAAAATTATTAAAGCATTCTCTAAATTGAATATTTTATTTTCAATATTTGTCAATAATATATTAACATTTTCCAATTGAGCTTTTGCTTGACTTACTGCTAAAGTATTACTTCTACCTGCCTCTTTTAAACTTATAATAGCAGATAAACTTCTCTCTCTAACATCTAGCGTTTTTAATAATAACTCCTTACTTTGTTCGGCCTCAAGTAATTGATAATATGTCCTAGCTAGATTAGCAATCAACTGAACTTGAATAGTTTTTTGGGCTGTTATTGATTTTTCAAATTGTGCAAAACTCGTTAACTTTTTACTCTTAATTTTCCCCCAAATATCAGCCTCCCAACCTATTGAACTTTCTAAAGTAAAATCATTATATGATGTAGTTGGTGAAAAACTACCTTGAAAAGAATTATTAGAGACATTATTTCTCATATAATTAGCATTAACTCCTATTGTGGGAAGATAAGACATCTTCCCTTTTTTCATTGTAGCTCTGAATTTTTCTATATTCTTAAAAGCAACCTTATTGTTAATATTGTAAATTAATGCAGTGTCAATATAGTTTTTCAAAATTGAATCACTAAAGAATTCACCCCAACTAATTTCTCCAATATTTTCACCAGTAGAACAAAGGCTATCTAATCTAAATAAAGATAAATTTTCAGTACTTGGAGCTATGTATTTCTTTGTGGCTAAACAGCCTATTAAATTAATTAATATAAGAAATAATGAAATTTTCTTAAGATATAATATTTTTTTCATGTCGGAAATATTTTTAATTTTTTATTTTCTCATCTAGTTTTTGGAAAATTATGTACAATACTGGAATCGCTAATACCCCGAATAAAGTACCAATAAGTAATCCTCCTGCAGCTCCAGTTCCAATAGATCTACTTCCTGCGGCACCAACACCGTTTGAGAAGACTAATGGAAGAAGCCCTAAAATAAAAGCAAAAGATGTCATTAAAATCGGTCTTAATCTATCAAGAGCTCCTTCTAAAGCAGCTTGTTGTATTGATAAACCATTTTCTCTTTTTTGCTTAGAAAATTCAACAATTAATATAGCATTCTTGGCTAATAGACCTATTAACATTACCAATGCTATTTGGAAATAAATATTATTATCTAGCCCAAAAGCAAACGATGAAAAATAAGCACCAGCAATTCCTATTGGTAAAGAAAGAATTATAACGAATGGTAACAGTAAGCTTTCATATTGTGCAGCCAATAATAAAAACACAAATAAAATACTTATTGATAGAATAATAGGTGCCTGACCAGAACTCTCAATCTCTTCCCTAGTTAATCCACTAAATTCAATTTTATAATTTCCACCCAATTTCTTAGCTTCTTGTTTAATTGCTTCAATTGTTTGACCAGAACTGAAACCTGGATTAATAGAACCATTTATAGTAACTGAATTATAAAGGTTAAATCTATTTAATGATTGAGCTCCATTTATGTATTTTAAAGAAATGAAGTTTTTAATTGGAGCCATCTGACCTTTATTATTCTTCACAAAAATTGAAGATAAATCATTTTTGTTTTTTCTAAATTCTGGTGAGGACTGAATATAAACTTTATATGGTTTACCAAATTTATTAAAATCAGTTACATAAAGACTACCAACGTAACCTTGTAAAACATCTAATATTGATGAAACTTCAAGATCAAACCTTTTTGCTTTCGCAAAATCAACGTCAATTTCATATTGAGGAAAGTTAGTATTTAATGAATTAGAGGCGAAACCAATTTCATTTCTGTTATTTAAATTTTCAACAAAAGCTGTAGCTTCTTTATTTAAATTTGATAATTTACCTGATTTTTTATCAATAAAACGAACTTCAAAACCACCTGTATCACCATAGCCAGGAATACTTGCTGGCTGGAAGAATATTATATTAGCATCTTTAATTTCAGATACTCGTGAAAATAATTTTTGAATTATTGCATCAGAACTTGATCCTGGATCTTTTCTTTCCTCTAGGTTTTTAAGTAAAATAAAACCTTGTGCATTACTACTAGCTGCTCCAGAAAAGAAGTTAGTCCCAACAGAATAATTAAAATCCACAATTTCGTCAAAATCTCTTGTAATGTCATTTAACTGTTCTAATACTGCTAATGTTCTTCCTAAAGAAGCTCCCGCAGGCAACTCTATATTAGACATTATGACACTTCTATCTTCTGAAGGTACAAAACCTTGTGGCGTTACTTTATTAAGCCAAAGAATGCTAATAACTGATATGATTAATCCTACAATTGTAATCCATTTGAATTTAAATAATTTTTTTAAAATTGATAAATATTGATTTTTCAATAATTCAAATGCTGTGTTAAATGAATCATAAAACCTTTGTAATTTAGTTTTCTTAATATCATTTAAATTATTTTGATGAGGCTTTAAAAATAGAGCACATAATGCAGGAGATAATGTTAAAGCATTAATAGCAGAAATTAGAATAGCTGTAGCTAGTGTTATACCAAATTGCTTATAAAACATTCCTGAAGGACCATTCAAAAATGTTACAGGAACGAAAACTGCACCCATAATAAGTGTAATAGAAATAAGCGATCCTGTTATTTCTCTCATTGCAGTTTTTGAAGCTTCTAACGCATTGTCAATACCACTTTCTAGTTTAGCATGAATCGCTTCCACGACTACAATTGCATCATCTACAACAATCCCAATTCCTAAAATTAATGCAAAAAGTGTCAAAAGGTTCATAGAGAAACCTATGATATTAAGTATAAAGAATGTTCCAATAATTGAAACAGGAACAGCGATCGCAGGAATTAAAGTTGATCTAAAATCTTGTAAAAAAATAAAAACAACTAAAAATACCAGTATAAATGCTTCCACTAAAGTATGAGATACTTTATCAATTGATGCTACTAGGAAATCATTTGTATTATAGACAATTGAATATTTTATTCCATTTGGAAAACTTAATTTTAAATTTTCTAAACTATTTATTAAAGCTTCATTAATTTTTTGAGCATTAGTATTTGGTAATTGAAACACACCAAATGTAACTGCACTTTTTCCATTTTCTTGAGATGCTAATGAATAAGATAAGGCTCCTAATTCAACTTTAGCAACATCTTTTAAATAAATATTATTCCCTTTTTTATCAACAAAAACAATAACATTTTCATATTGCCTTTCATCTTTAAATCGACCTTTATACCTCAAAACATATTCAAACGATTGACCTGTGTTTTGCCCTAATGATCCCGGAGCTGCTTCTCTACTTTGTTCTGTAACGGCTCTTCTAATATCTTCGGGAATTAAACCATAAATAGCCATTTTCGAAGGGTTTAACCAGATTCTCATAGTGTAACTCTTACTACCATAGACATCTATCTTACTTACCCCACTAATACGTTTTAATTCTGGAATTACATTTATATTAGCGTAATTTTGAAGAAAGGTTTCATCATAATCATCAGAAGTTGCAACAATAGACAAATACATCAATGCTGAGTTTTGTGTTTTTTGTGTTGTAACACCATATCTAATAACTTCTTGAGGCAATATTGCATTTGCTCTAGAAGCTCTGTTTTGGACATTTACTGCTGCAATATCTGGATCGATACCTTGATTAAATATTACTGTTATTTTTGCTGAACCATCACTATTGGCAGTAGAAGTCATGTATTTCATTCCTTCTACACCATTGATTTGTTCTTCGATAGGTGCTATAACACTTTCAATAATTGTTTGTGCATTTGCTCCTGGATAACTTGTCGTTATTTCTACTGTCGGTGGTGCAATTTCAGGATATTGTGAAACTGGAATCGTTTTTAAACCTATAACACCTAAGATTACAGTGATAACTGAAATAACACCCGATAATATAGGCCTACTAATAAATTTTTGTAACATTATATTATTATTTAAATACTGTATTAAAAGATAGGATAATGTTGCTCATATCAACATAGTTAGGTTTAATTACCATATTCGGACGTACTTTATTTACCCCTTCGGCAAGAATTATTTCACCACTATTTAAACCTTCCCCTATAATGTATTGTCTTTCTACTTGATCTAATACCTCGACTGATTTTGCAATTAAAATATTATCTTTTGATAAAACATATACGCATTTCTGTCCTTGTAAATCAAAAGTTGAAGACATTGGTATGGTAATAACATTAGAATAATAAACTGGTATTCTAATTTTCCCACTACTCCCACTTAATAAACTATACTCAGAATTATCAAATAATGCTCTCAATTGAATAGCTCCAGTTTTTGATTCAATTTTTCCTGACGTAGCGTTTAATGCTCCCTGTTTATTATAAATTTCACCATTAGAAGCCTCAAAATAGACTTTTGGTAAAAAATTAATCTTATCATCTAAAGTATTCCCATTCAGCCCCTTTATTAAATCATAAAGATTATCTTCATTCATTGAAAAATAAGCATGAATATTTTTTGTGTCTGAAATAGTTGACAACGGGTTTGCATCATTTGGACTAACTAATGCTCCTACTTTTAAGTTAAGTCTACCTATAAATCCACTTGTTGGACTTTTAATATAAGTATAATCTTTATTAACAACTATACTTTTATACGTACTTTTTGCTTGATTTAATTGTGCTTTTAGAGATGCTAAATTAGCTTTAGCAGTTCTCAATTCAACATTGCTAATAATATCTCTTTCAACCAAAGGTTCTAATTTTTCAATTTCAATTTCTGCTTGATTTACTTTTGCTTCAGCTGTTTTTATTGCTGCTTCTGCAGCAAAAGCATCTTGTTCTAAAGTATTAGCTTCAATTTTAAATAATAATTGGTTCTTTTTTACATAATCACCTTCGTCAATAAAAACTTTAGAAATATACCCTGATATTTTAGATCTGATTTCAACCTCTTCAGTTCCTTGAATTTGTGTAGGGTAACTTACATAACTACTAATATTAGTAGTTGTAGTCTTAAAAACAGGGTATGTTTCAATATGATCCTCTCTATCAACTTTATTATCCGAACATGACGGGAGATAAAATAAAATAATTAGAAAGAAGAAGAATATAAAAAGTTGATTAACTTTTCTCTTTAATGATGACATTTCTAAATTAAACATGAATAAGTGCTATTTTAAATTTTATGAATTGAGTGTTATTTTAATATTCAGTTAAAAAAATCACTAGAAATCTATTTTTTTCATCGAAATAACTTTTACTGAACTGAGCAAACTTATATTTTTAAAAAACTCTTTTCAAACACTATAAGTGAACAAACATTAATTTTACATCAAAAAAATATAAATTAGGTATATTTAAACTATAAAAATGGTGTATTTCTATGTTATTATTTTAATACTTGGATTTGTTAACACTTTTCGATCTTAATGGGTCAGTAGTAAAAACTAGACTTATCTTGCCTAAGAAGCATGGAGGTTTTATACATGAAAAAATTTTAATTAGCTACATCTCTTTGTTTTTGTGATTTAGTCTATTTAATAGGTTGATTATAAAATGTAGTCTTCATTCGATTTAAAATTATCCTTACAGTATTGAGGAGTCTATATATAACATCTTTTATAGAAAAAAATATGCAACCATTTAATTATTGAATTTTATCTAAAAACTTGAATTCTAATAAAAATTGTAACCTTAAGCTCTATAGATTTTAATATTCATTAGTTTCACTTTCCAAAGAAAATGAAGTGTAGAAATAAACAAATACATAGAAATTCACCATTTTAGCATTAATTTTAAACCATATTTAATTTTATTTCATGTTTAATTACATTCTATTCACATTTATATTTTGAAAAAACATGTACTTACCCAATATATTTGTCCCATAACGAAATAAGTTTCAATTTATAACACATTAAATAACAACAAGTTATGTCAGTAAAAGAAATAATGGTCAATCACGAATGGGGTGCTTTAAAAGAAGTAATTGTAGGTAGTGCATACTTTTATATTCCTGGTGAATTTCCTGAATATATGAGACCTTGGTTAAGTGATTTAGCTGTAGAAAGATTTACTAAAACGTGTGGAGGTAGTATTGAAGAAAAACTTCCTGAATTATGGAAAGAACAAGTAGATCAGATTCAAACGGCAATTGATCTTTTAGAAGAAAGAGGCATTAAAGTGCATCAATGTGAAAAACCAAATGAAGAAGAACTAACATTCTTTGGGGAAGGTGAATTTCTTCGTTTATCGATGTACCCTAGAGATGAGATTGTTGTTATTGGTAATAACTACATAGAAACGAGTTTACAAAACCAAGGTAGACGTAGTACTAAATGGGCAATTAGACGTACGCTTAATGATCGTCTTGAAAATAGCGATGCTCAAATTGTTGCTATGCCAGAACCCTTCCCGTATAGTGGTGGATCGTACCTTGAATCTGGTGATGTTTTTCTTTTAGGTAAGGATATACTTGTTGGACATTCTGGTAATGGTAGTAATGCTGCTGGTATTGCTTGGTTAAAAAGATATTTAGGTGATGAATACAGAATTCATGAAGTTAAACTTTCTAGTAATTTCTTGCACTTAGACTGTGTTTTATGTACACCAAGAGAAGGACTGGCTATTATCTGTAAAGAAGCATTTGTTGATGGTATACCTCCGTTATTAGAAGATTGGAAACTAATTGAAGTTTCTGTGGAAGATGCTGAAACAAAACAAGCGTGTAATAACCTTGTAATTGATGAAAAAACTATCATGGTTCCTTCTGAATTACCTGAATTAATTAAAGATTTAGAAGATGCTGGACAAGAAGTAATTGCTACTCCTTTTAGCTCTATGATATGGCAAGGCGGTTCTTTCCGTTGTTGGCACCACCCTCTTGTAAGAGAGAGCGCTACTTTAGCTTAATTTATGCATTTAGTGGTTGCATCTTTTTATTAAATTGATGTAACCACATTTAAAAATTATTTAATAACTGCGCAAGTGTGATTCATAATATAGAAATCATTTCGATATCTATATAATTATTAACAGTGATGATACTTATATATGAAATACATATATCTTATAGAAAATAACACTGTATTGTTCTTATCTCTTTAAATAAAGAAAACCTACATCACTTTCTCTAAAATCAAGTGGTCTTTTCTACTTGAAATTTCTAGTAGGGATTCATATAATTTTAATAATATCATGTTTTTAAGAAACCTTTCTATTTTTATCATTGTGATTGCTGGCTTTTTTATGCCTAAAAGTTCATATGCTCAAGAGAGAAAATCAACCACCTTTCTAGAATATGTATATGGCTGGAATAACACCGATTATTATTGCGGACAAAATCCTAAAAATGGAGGTATGGGAATGTTTACATTAGACCATACTACAATTACTAAATGGGGTGGTGTTTATGGTTTTGTTAACTTTTTATTTGCTCCAGATGGTTTTTATGAAGCAGGTTATAGTAACGAAAAATTAGATAAAACATCTGGGAAATATAGATTGTATTCAGAGGTGTATCCTTGGGTAAGTTTATCAGGTGTAACAGGTAGAGATTTCTCTTTCGGACCTGTTGCAGATGTATCTTTAGATGCACAAATAAACCTTACTAATGGAAGTGCTGCTGGTTTAGTAGGCGTAGGCTTTACTTTTAAAGCACCTCTAAAAAAAGATTTCTTAAAAGTATCTGCCTATTGGAGGAAGGATAATATCAAAGAAAATTCTATGCAAATTACAGCTGCTTTTAACTTACATGTTTGGCCAAAAGCTGGATTTAGAATTCAAGGATTTGTTGACTTAATTCCTCAAGTAAAAAATAGAGCAGAATTTGGTGGTGCAGATTTAGGAACGGATTTCTTATCTCAAGTACGCTTCTTGTTTGATGTTGGCAGAAATAGCATTTTCAAAAACGATTCATTTTCTAAATTAGAAATTGGATGTGGTATTGGTATGCACTTCAATAAAGATTTAAAGAAACATAAAGCAAGCTCTTTTGTACCTCAACCTTGTATTAGGTTGTCATTTTAATAATGTAACTCGTAATTATCTGTTTTGAAATAGCAATCTATTTAAATAGAAACTCCTGACTTATTTTAAATCAGGAGTTCTTTTTATATCTATATTTTTATTAATAAATCAATTACCAATCATCGTCCTCATCAGACCCAAAATCATCAGCATCAGACCATGTGTCATTGTCCGACAAATCAAACCAACCTGTAGCCTTGTTTTCTTCTGTTTCTGTTTCTACTTCTTCAATACCATAATCATCAATTATAACATCATCGGATGGGTGAGAATCTTCTGTATTGAAATCATCAAAATTAGAAGCTACTTCGTCGTTAAAATAATCTGAACTAGCATCTACGGATTCCATATATCCCATATCATCACCTAAGTCTGTTTCGAAAAAAGAATCTTCTATTGTGATATTGTTATTGTGTGACATGCTCGACCACATCATGCTATAAAATAGGTAATCGTCGAAGCCGTAATAACCGTAATGTATGCCATAGTCTCCATACTCTCTTTTATAACGTATATCTTTAGTAGATGCTATTTTTTGAGCAGGAACAATAATTTTTGATTTTATTTCTAATTTTACATCATCAACTTTCATTAATGATTTAATGTTTACTTTCAGTTCTTGTAAGAAAGCTTCGAAAAGCTGTTGTTTTTCTAATTTAAAAGCATTGTATTTTTCTTGATCTTGAAAAATACCCTTCATATCATTTTCTAATGTAGCTCGTTCTTTATTTTTACTATTAAACTGCTTTAGTAAACCATTTATTTTTATTGCAATGGGGTACTCTCCTACATCATGTGTTCTGTTGATATCAATTTCTAAAAGGTATTTAAAATTATGGTCTTCATGTTCCATAATCATTACAAGCTTTTTAAAGTACACAGACATAGATGTGTCAACTTCTAAATCGTAAACATCAAAGGCTTCTTTTAAATCTCCTTCTTTTCCTTGCGTATCTAAGTAAAAATCTATTCCATCATGAGATAAGCGTACTATGTTATCAATTTTTGAATGGAAGAGAACTGTATTTAATTGTTGTAGTATTGATAATGCAGAAAATGTTTCTCGTTCTACTTTATCTGAAACATTACCCATAGTTAGGTAATGCAACATCCTTTTGAATGCTTTAGTAGGTTTAACTTTTTCTATTTGCGTTAACTGACTAGGATCAATTGTTATATTTCCTTCAAAATACATAATGCGCTATTTATTGGTAGTAATACTGTGCTTGTCTATAATTCTAGAGGAGATAAATTTAGTCTATGACAAACTTATTTCCGTGCCATTCAAATATTAAATTATTATCAATTTCTTTTACTTTTACAAAAGGTGTAGATCCTTTTTCTTTACTCCAAATAATAGTAGGTTCTCCGCTAACAACATAAGCAGATAAGCCACTAAGTTCTTCTTGATGATTTTTAAAATCGTCGTCGACAAAATCAACTGTAAAAGTATTACTACTTTTAGTATAGTTTAATCGTGCTTGGTCTGTGTGTTCTTCTTCGTCACTATCTTGCATCTGTACCATACATTCTGTTACAGAAAATTCTCCTCCGTTAAAATAGAATTCCATTACTTTCTGTTGTGCAAAAAGTGATGATGAAAGTAGTGTGAAGAAAAGTATGAAAAGGTTTTTCATTATAATCCGAATCTATAATTTACACCTGTAAGTAAGAATTTACTATACTGAGAAACTCCATATTCACCTCTAATCATTACCCTTTTAGAAACTTGGAATTGCCCTCCAAATTGGAAAGTGAATTTTTGAATAAGGTCTTTCTTGATTTCATATTGAATTGACATATTTTCGATATTACCAGAACCTACATCAATCCCAATTTGTTCATTAACACCATCAATTATTTTCTTTTGAACAGGAGATAATTGGCCATACCACTGTCTTACTGCATCTCCAATTCCTGGTATTGCAGTTGCCAAAGTAATATCTCCAGCATTTCCTTCTGCATTAGTAAAATTACGGTACATAGCACCTACATAAAAAGCTAAGTAACGTTGTTTTTTAAAGTTAAACCTTCTACCAAATCGTGCAGAAGAAGTAACTACACCAACATTGTTTTTAAGCAACTCCGTTCTTGTTGCTGAATAATTAATATCCCATGAGATAAAATATTTACCTATACCGTAATTAAATGTAGCTCCACCACCAAAAGCAATTGCGGTAAATTCTACTTTAGAACTAAATTCGGGAAATTTTTCGTTACCAAAATTGGGTTGTAAACTAACTTCTGTACTACCTCCTACTTGAGAAAATAGGCCATAAACATCTAAAAATGGAAGTGCAAAAAGATCTGCTCTTACATTATACCCATGTGAAACTGCTCTAGTTTTTTTAAATCCTAAGGTGTTTTTATTAAAAATTGGGTTGTAACCCATATTATTAAAACCTAGTTTAAAATCTGTAATATCTAGAAACATTTCATTATAAACATAATGCAATGCTACACCTCCTGGTAATGGAAAATCATAACCTCTATCTATCACTTTTTGTCCCCATATAGGAAATTTATAAGGATAAATACTATCGGTATTTGCAATTATCGTCTGGTCAGTTGGTTCTTTTAACGTTTCTTCTTGAGCATATGTACTTAAAGAAAGTAATAAAGAGAGAGAGAGTAATATGTATTTCATTTTTAATGGATTATTAAAAGATCGTAGTATAAATATATACTAATATGATTTAATCTGCTAAAAAATGTTATTATTATTCTAATTACTCTGATAATTTTTCAACCCATCCATTAAATTTCTTAGATCATCTACGGATTTTTGGAGATTATCTATTATTTGTAATATTTGAGGATCATCAATTCTGTAAAGACTTAATAAGTTTGCTAGACTCTCAATAGAATTCATTGGCCCGAGAATATCCTCTGACGATTGGAATATAAATTTCTCAAGAACTACATTATGACTATTTAAATTATTATTCAACTCTTCTAGAATATAGTTCTTCTTTCTTAACTCAAACAACCGCATTACTTGACTAGATAATGCCATTAAAGTTTCTTGTTGCTGTATGGTAAGTTTATTTGGTTTATTATCAATTACACAAATTGTACCTAGAGGATTCCCTTTATTTGTTACCAGTGGTACACCTGCATAAAATAAAACATGAGGATCTTCTACAACAAAAGGGTTATCATAGAATCTTTCGTCTAAACGAGCATCTTCTACAATCATTATTTCTCCGGGATTATTTAATGCGTGTCCGCAAAATGACATTTCTCTTAGTCCTTCTGTTGCCTCAATTCCATACGTTCCTTTAAACCATTGTTTTTCACTTTCAATTACACTAATCATAGAGATTGATGTATTGCATATCTGAGCGGCTATTTTTGCAATATTCTGATAATCTATTTTATCAATACTATTAATTAAGTCGTAGGATGCTAGATCTTCTAACCTTACTTTTTCTGTTTGTGGTGTTTCTGGCTTTATCATATATACATGTCTTTACAGTAATTTACATAAAAAAATCTAAGATCTTACTTTAAAATCAAGTACTTTCTCTTTCAATTAATTGTACAGGTAATTTTCTAATTATAGACATTGGAATAAATACTCTACCGTTATCTTTGGCTTTTTTCATTTCATTAATCCTATCTTGTAATAACCCTGCCGCTATGTACCCCATTTCTTTTGCTGGTTGGTTTATTGTTGATAAGGACGGGTAAAATAACTCTCCCATAGCATCACCAGAAATACCCATTACTGCAATTCTATCTGGAATTTTTATTCCTCTTTTATGCAATAAACTGATTAATTTGAAAGCAATTGGATCGTTAAATGCAATAATCGCATCTGGACGTTCTTTTAAGACCATCAATTTATCTAAAGCAGTACCTACACTCCTTCTTAAATCTATTGTAGGAACTATTAAATCTGCAGATGTACCTCTGCCGTTCCTCTCCATAGCTGTTTTATAGCCTAGTAATCGTTCCTGAGAAATGTGCATATCTGTAGGGCCAGTTATAAATGCTATACGTTTATATCCTTTATTAATTAGATGAGTTGTTGCCTGGTAACCTGCATCAAAATCATCTACAATAACTCTTGGTATGGGCAATACACTATTGGGCAAAATTCTATCAAATACTACAATTGGAATCTCCTCTTCCATTGCTCTGCGTAAATGATCATCTTTTCTTGTATTAAATGATAAAGAAATAAGTATTCCGTCTACTTGCCTATCAATTAACAAGTCAATACAATCACTTTCTTTATTTTCATTCTCATCGCTATAAACTATAATAAGGTCGTACCCTAATGGTTTAAGAAATTCATCGATACCCATTATCACAGTACCAAAGAATGTTACGGTTAATTCTGGTATTATTACACCGATAAGAAATGACTTCTTACTTGCTAACCCTGCAGCTAAAACACTTTTTTTATAGCCAATTTTATCTGCTAACTCTACAACTTTTCTTTTTGTAATAGGGTTAATATCCTGTGCATCTCTTAATGCTCTTGATACCGTAGAGACAGAAATATCTAATTTTCTGGCAATATCTTTTATGGTTGGTCTTTTCTTTTTCATCTGTTAAAAATATACAAAACGATAGATATTGGTAAGTTACAAAATTTCCGAGAACGTTACCGGTAACGCTATTTTAAAATTTTAGGAAGTGTTATTTTGGCGATTTAAAATTTAACGCTCAGATTTGAAGCATCGAAATGAAATAAAGTATTTAAAACTTAAACATAAAATACCATGCAAGCTAAAGCAATCGTAGAAAAATTTGAAGCATTATTCAGCAAAGATCCATTGATCTCTAGAGCTCCAGGTCGTGTAAACATCATCGGTGAACACACTGATTACAACGACGGGTTTGTGCTTCCTGCATCTATCGACAAAGAAATGGTTTTTGCATTGGCATTAAACGGTACTAACACTGTAAATGCTTACGCTCTTGATTTAGAAGAAGAAGGTTCTTTTGATCTAAGCAACATTGTTCCTACTGAAGGTTGGATTAACTACATTAAAGGTGTAGTTGCAGAAACAGCTATTAAAGGTTTAGAACCAAAAGGTTTTGACGTAGTATTTGCTGGCGACGTTCCTTTAGGAGCTGGTATGTCTTCTTCTGCTGCTTTGGAATGTGCTTTAGCAACAGGTTTAAATAAATTATTTGAGGGTAACTTATCAAAAATTGATATCGTATTGGCATCACAAATGTCTGAGCATAACTTTGCTGGCGTTAAATGTGGTATCATGGATCAGTTTGCTTCTACTTTCGGTCAAACTAACAAAGTAATCAAGTTAGATTGTCGTACTAAAGAGTATGAGTACCATAACTTAGACATTACAGGACACAAACTTGTTCTTTGTAATACAAATGTAACACACTCATTAGCTTCTTCGGAGTACAATACACGTAGAGAGCAGTGTGAGGCGGGTGTTGAGATCATCAAAGAAACTTATCCTAACATTATCAACTTACGTGATGTA is a genomic window of Flammeovirga pectinis containing:
- a CDS encoding TolC family protein, yielding MKKILYLKKISLFLILINLIGCLATKKYIAPSTENLSLFRLDSLCSTGENIGEISWGEFFSDSILKNYIDTALIYNINNKVAFKNIEKFRATMKKGKMSYLPTIGVNANYMRNNVSNNSFQGSFSPTTSYNDFTLESSIGWEADIWGKIKSKKLTSFAQFEKSITAQKTIQVQLIANLARTYYQLLEAEQSKELLLKTLDVRERSLSAIISLKEAGRSNTLAVSQAKAQLENVNILLTNIENKIFNLENALIILIGNKSINLKRTSLESQVIPASLNVGIPLAAISNRPDVKEAELDFKIAFEEYNVAKASLYPSLVLSANIGLNSLNAGDLFSANSFFYNFTGGLTQPLLNGRKLKTEKELKKLDQEIKLYSFQQKVLEASIEVSNYLNDYKTLTKNNLALKNQEDLLKKSLDDAHYLLIGGFANYLDILNAQENLLTIQLMHIESMSQKLQSTTYIFESVGGGKM
- a CDS encoding efflux RND transporter permease subunit, with the protein product MLQKFISRPILSGVISVITVILGVIGLKTIPVSQYPEIAPPTVEITTSYPGANAQTIIESVIAPIEEQINGVEGMKYMTSTANSDGSAKITVIFNQGIDPDIAAVNVQNRASRANAILPQEVIRYGVTTQKTQNSALMYLSIVATSDDYDETFLQNYANINVIPELKRISGVSKIDVYGSKSYTMRIWLNPSKMAIYGLIPEDIRRAVTEQSREAAPGSLGQNTGQSFEYVLRYKGRFKDERQYENVIVFVDKKGNNIYLKDVAKVELGALSYSLASQENGKSAVTFGVFQLPNTNAQKINEALINSLENLKLSFPNGIKYSIVYNTNDFLVASIDKVSHTLVEAFILVFLVVFIFLQDFRSTLIPAIAVPVSIIGTFFILNIIGFSMNLLTLFALILGIGIVVDDAIVVVEAIHAKLESGIDNALEASKTAMREITGSLISITLIMGAVFVPVTFLNGPSGMFYKQFGITLATAILISAINALTLSPALCALFLKPHQNNLNDIKKTKLQRFYDSFNTAFELLKNQYLSILKKLFKFKWITIVGLIISVISILWLNKVTPQGFVPSEDRSVIMSNIELPAGASLGRTLAVLEQLNDITRDFDEIVDFNYSVGTNFFSGAASSNAQGFILLKNLEERKDPGSSSDAIIQKLFSRVSEIKDANIIFFQPASIPGYGDTGGFEVRFIDKKSGKLSNLNKEATAFVENLNNRNEIGFASNSLNTNFPQYEIDVDFAKAKRFDLEVSSILDVLQGYVGSLYVTDFNKFGKPYKVYIQSSPEFRKNKNDLSSIFVKNNKGQMAPIKNFISLKYINGAQSLNRFNLYNSVTINGSINPGFSSGQTIEAIKQEAKKLGGNYKIEFSGLTREEIESSGQAPIILSISILFVFLLLAAQYESLLLPFVIILSLPIGIAGAYFSSFAFGLDNNIYFQIALVMLIGLLAKNAILIVEFSKQKRENGLSIQQAALEGALDRLRPILMTSFAFILGLLPLVFSNGVGAAGSRSIGTGAAGGLLIGTLFGVLAIPVLYIIFQKLDEKIKN
- a CDS encoding efflux RND transporter periplasmic adaptor subunit, whose product is MFNLEMSSLKRKVNQLFIFFFFLIILFYLPSCSDNKVDREDHIETYPVFKTTTTNISSYVSYPTQIQGTEEVEIRSKISGYISKVFIDEGDYVKKNQLLFKIEANTLEQDAFAAEAAIKTAEAKVNQAEIEIEKLEPLVERDIISNVELRTAKANLASLKAQLNQAKSTYKSIVVNKDYTYIKSPTSGFIGRLNLKVGALVSPNDANPLSTISDTKNIHAYFSMNEDNLYDLIKGLNGNTLDDKINFLPKVYFEASNGEIYNKQGALNATSGKIESKTGAIQLRALFDNSEYSLLSGSSGKIRIPVYYSNVITIPMSSTFDLQGQKCVYVLSKDNILIAKSVEVLDQVERQYIIGEGLNSGEIILAEGVNKVRPNMVIKPNYVDMSNIILSFNTVFK
- a CDS encoding GAF domain-containing protein, with product MIKPETPQTEKVRLEDLASYDLINSIDKIDYQNIAKIAAQICNTSISMISVIESEKQWFKGTYGIEATEGLREMSFCGHALNNPGEIMIVEDARLDERFYDNPFVVEDPHVLFYAGVPLVTNKGNPLGTICVIDNKPNKLTIQQQETLMALSSQVMRLFELRKKNYILEELNNNLNSHNVVLEKFIFQSSEDILGPMNSIESLANLLSLYRIDDPQILQIIDNLQKSVDDLRNLMDGLKNYQSN